A genomic window from Actinomycetota bacterium includes:
- the gyrB gene encoding DNA topoisomerase (ATP-hydrolyzing) subunit B has product MKLVKKTYDVEDIKVLKDLEAIRKRPSMYIGSTGHRGLHHLIYEVVDNSIDEAMAGACSKILVVVYKDNSVTVIDDGRGIPVKKMKKFKKPAVEVILTTLHSGGKFSEDVYKVSGGLHGVGLSVVNALSSKLIAEIRRDGHVFRQEYSRGKPITKLTKYGSSKKHGTMIRFWPDPEIFDDINYKSETILKYLKEMAYLNSGLQIVYQDERHKPPIVEEYKYKGGIVDFVKDLVSKKDSLHKGVMYFKSSVNTNQVEVAMKYTTGYSENLYSFANNIHTHEGGTHESGFKKALTRVINDYARNKGILKDKDENLTGEDIREGLVAILSVKLREPQFEGQTKTKLGNSEMIGIVESIVNTKLSEYLEEHPTYSKAILNKTINAARARDAAKKARELTRKRGLLQSSSLPGKLADCSISDPSLGEIFLVEGDSAGGSCKQARDRQFQAILPLRGKILNVEKSRELRVLSSNEIQAIITALGTGIKDEFNIKNARYHKAIILCDGDVDGSHIRTLLLTFFYRYMRELIEAGYVYIAQPPLYLVKKGKKNYYVYSDEELQQLLSRIEKKGITMQRYKGLGEMNPEQLWETTMDPGKRVILKVGIEDTISAEETFSTLMGSQVEPRKEFIQKRAKDVRFLDI; this is encoded by the coding sequence ATTAAATTGGTTAAAAAAACTTATGATGTTGAAGATATAAAGGTTCTAAAAGATCTTGAAGCTATAAGAAAAAGACCAAGTATGTATATCGGTTCAACAGGTCACAGAGGGCTTCATCACTTAATTTATGAGGTCGTGGATAATAGCATTGATGAAGCAATGGCGGGAGCATGTTCAAAAATACTTGTTGTAGTATATAAGGATAATTCAGTAACAGTGATAGATGATGGAAGAGGAATACCTGTAAAGAAAATGAAAAAATTTAAAAAACCAGCAGTAGAGGTTATTTTAACCACACTACATTCTGGGGGTAAATTTAGTGAAGATGTGTATAAGGTTTCAGGAGGACTACATGGTGTAGGTCTCTCAGTAGTAAATGCATTGTCCAGTAAACTAATAGCTGAGATTAGAAGAGATGGTCATGTATTTAGACAAGAATACAGTAGGGGAAAGCCAATCACAAAATTAACTAAATATGGTAGTTCTAAAAAACATGGAACAATGATCAGGTTTTGGCCTGACCCTGAAATTTTTGATGATATAAATTACAAATCTGAAACTATATTAAAATACCTAAAAGAAATGGCTTATCTGAATAGTGGATTACAAATTGTCTATCAGGATGAGAGACATAAGCCACCAATAGTTGAAGAGTATAAATATAAAGGTGGAATTGTTGATTTTGTAAAAGATCTGGTTTCAAAGAAAGATTCACTACATAAAGGAGTAATGTATTTCAAAAGTAGTGTGAATACAAATCAGGTGGAAGTAGCCATGAAATATACAACTGGTTATAGTGAGAATTTATACTCTTTTGCTAACAATATTCATACTCATGAAGGCGGAACACATGAAAGCGGATTTAAGAAAGCATTAACCAGGGTGATAAATGATTATGCACGAAATAAAGGAATCCTAAAGGATAAAGATGAAAATTTAACAGGGGAAGATATAAGAGAAGGTCTTGTAGCAATTTTAAGTGTGAAGTTAAGAGAACCTCAATTTGAAGGCCAAACAAAAACGAAACTGGGAAATAGTGAAATGATTGGTATAGTTGAATCGATAGTTAATACAAAATTAAGTGAATATTTAGAGGAACACCCCACTTATTCGAAAGCCATTTTAAACAAAACAATCAATGCAGCAAGAGCAAGAGATGCTGCAAAAAAAGCCCGTGAACTTACTCGCAAAAGAGGACTACTACAAAGCAGCTCTCTTCCTGGAAAATTAGCTGATTGTAGTATAAGTGACCCATCATTGGGCGAGATTTTTTTAGTAGAGGGTGATTCAGCTGGAGGGAGCTGTAAACAAGCCCGGGATAGGCAGTTTCAAGCAATACTACCACTAAGAGGTAAGATATTAAATGTGGAAAAATCAAGGGAATTAAGGGTATTAAGTAGTAATGAAATTCAGGCAATAATTACTGCATTAGGGACTGGAATTAAAGATGAGTTTAACATAAAAAATGCCAGGTATCATAAAGCAATTATCCTATGTGATGGCGATGTGGATGGTTCACATATAAGAACTTTATTACTCACATTCTTTTATAGATATATGAGGGAATTAATTGAGGCAGGATATGTTTATATAGCTCAACCCCCATTATATCTAGTAAAAAAGGGGAAGAAGAATTACTATGTATATTCTGATGAGGAACTACAGCAATTATTGAGCAGGATAGAAAAGAAAGGAATTACTATGCAGAGGTATAAAGGTTTAGGTGAGATGAATCCCGAACAACTGTGGGAAACTACCATGGATCCAGGGAAAAGAGTAATTCTTAAAGTTGGGATAGAAGATACAATATCAGCTGAAGAAACATTCTCAACTTTAATGGGAAGTCAGGTAGAACCTCGCAAAGAGTTTATTCAAAAAAGAGCAAAAGATGTAAGATTCTTAGACATTTAA
- a CDS encoding DUF721 domain-containing protein → MEKSRFGNNMKKIGEILPSILSRMGIIKGIEQGKAVVFWENIVGDDIARHAKPFKVKKGILYVEVTSSVWAHELQMMEPEIRNRINKYLEKSVINKIRFYPARSNRLFKKIDTKETKIVPKVNKLSEKKDKTLKTIKLSEKTDRVSKTRKLSENQKKEIDKISSQIPDEDLREHFEKAMEGQAKRENTDK, encoded by the coding sequence ATGGAAAAATCAAGGTTTGGCAATAACATGAAAAAAATAGGAGAAATTTTACCCTCGATTCTCAGTAGGATGGGAATTATTAAAGGTATTGAACAGGGGAAAGCCGTTGTTTTCTGGGAAAATATTGTTGGGGATGATATTGCTCGACATGCAAAGCCATTCAAAGTAAAAAAAGGAATTTTATATGTTGAAGTAACAAGTTCAGTATGGGCACACGAACTTCAGATGATGGAGCCAGAGATAAGAAATAGGATAAATAAATATTTAGAAAAGAGTGTTATTAATAAAATAAGATTTTATCCTGCAAGATCCAACAGACTATTTAAAAAGATTGATACCAAAGAGACAAAAATAGTCCCAAAAGTAAATAAACTATCAGAAAAGAAAGATAAGACTCTAAAAACAATAAAATTATCAGAGAAAACAGACAGGGTTTCAAAAACAAGGAAATTATCAGAAAATCAAAAGAAAGAGATTGATAAAATTAGTTCACAGATACCGGACGAGGATTTGAGGGAGCACTTTGAAAAAGCAATGGAGGGTCAAGCAAAAAGAGAAAATACCGATAAATAA
- a CDS encoding AAA family ATPase yields MYLKRLELSNFRNYRSLKLELKPGLNMFIGTNAQGKTNLLESIYFLSCGSSYRTADNKEANFIVVMFSPQDLDIVRSSPVYRRQFLDRILNQINPEYRHHFERYQRILNQRNSLLKLFHLTGNRKKIVNTIDLWNRLFVTPGSFIIMERIKLLEILNNLAKEFIDRIPINGKLEICYSTSMSVEKKDKIKDIEDEMLRKLKERQKRDISIGVTTIGPHRYDIKITIGGRDARHYGSGGQQRMKSKISTYLVENGKIKVWQ; encoded by the coding sequence TTGTACTTAAAACGTTTAGAGCTTTCTAACTTTCGTAACTACAGATCATTGAAGTTAGAGTTAAAGCCGGGCTTAAACATGTTTATTGGAACGAATGCCCAGGGAAAAACAAATTTACTTGAATCAATATATTTTTTATCCTGTGGGTCGTCTTACAGAACAGCAGACAACAAAGAAGCAAATTTTATTGTAGTTATGTTTTCACCACAAGACTTAGACATAGTAAGGTCATCACCTGTTTATAGACGTCAGTTTTTAGATAGAATCTTAAATCAGATCAATCCTGAGTATAGACATCATTTTGAAAGATATCAAAGGATACTTAACCAAAGAAATTCACTACTGAAACTATTTCATTTAACCGGTAACAGGAAGAAGATTGTAAACACAATTGATTTATGGAACAGATTGTTTGTAACCCCAGGTTCTTTTATAATAATGGAGAGAATAAAACTACTTGAAATTTTAAATAATTTAGCTAAGGAGTTTATTGATAGGATTCCCATAAATGGGAAATTAGAGATTTGCTATAGTACCTCTATGTCTGTTGAAAAAAAAGATAAAATAAAAGATATAGAAGATGAGATGTTAAGAAAATTAAAAGAAAGGCAAAAAAGAGATATTTCTATAGGAGTAACAACTATTGGTCCACACAGATATGATATTAAAATTACTATTGGGGGAAGAGATGCTAGGCATTACGGATCAGGTGGACAACAAAGGATGAAGTCTAAAATATCAACTTATTTAGTAGAGAATGGAAAAATCAAGGTTTGGCAATAA
- a CDS encoding ABC transporter substrate-binding protein, whose protein sequence is MSFKKFLSTSIIITTIIAVSLGLTGCPPAVSAEPLIIGTTDSVTQLDPAQTYDFHTWEIFHNTADTLLTYVAGTTDLQPGLAEDMPEVSDDGLEYTFKLREGLKFTDGTPCNAEAVKWSIDRVVVLEGDPNWLVTSFVESVEVIDELTVKFKLLDPIPYFPLLVATTPYTPISPKAYPESEIDSDNTSAGIGPYKITKWERDVEMALEANPDYYGTPPAYSNVIVKYFADSTTMRLALENKEIDIAWKTLEPVDYEDLEKNPDLTIIEGPGAYIRYICLNTTTDPYTDVKVREAVAAAIDRNKISDVVFMGTHAPLYSMVPMGMWSHIDAFKDEYGERGLEKAISLLEDAGYSEDNPLETDLWFTTDHYGPTEDDIASILKDSLEETGIFKVNLQSAEWATYTEYLGEGTMPLFLLGWYPDYLDPDNYTWSWGHSEASDDIGVFYSNSEMDEILEKGQVTTPLRGDERKAIYEDAQKLWAKECPTIPFTQGQLLIVAQKNVSGIKLDPTMFLHYFLLTK, encoded by the coding sequence ATGAGTTTTAAAAAATTTTTATCTACAAGTATAATAATAACCACTATAATTGCAGTTAGCCTTGGACTAACTGGTTGTCCTCCAGCAGTTTCTGCTGAGCCTCTTATTATTGGTACTACTGATTCAGTAACACAATTAGACCCGGCACAGACATACGATTTTCATACATGGGAGATATTTCACAACACAGCTGATACTCTACTGACCTATGTTGCTGGAACAACTGATCTTCAGCCAGGATTAGCAGAGGACATGCCTGAAGTTAGTGATGATGGACTTGAGTACACATTTAAGTTAAGAGAGGGACTGAAATTTACCGATGGAACCCCGTGTAATGCTGAAGCTGTTAAATGGTCAATTGATAGGGTTGTTGTATTAGAAGGAGATCCTAACTGGTTAGTAACTTCTTTTGTGGAAAGTGTTGAAGTTATAGATGAGCTAACTGTTAAATTTAAATTACTAGACCCCATTCCCTATTTCCCACTCCTTGTAGCAACTACACCTTATACTCCAATAAGTCCAAAGGCTTATCCAGAAAGTGAAATTGACTCAGATAACACATCTGCTGGTATTGGTCCATACAAAATTACTAAGTGGGAAAGAGATGTTGAAATGGCATTAGAGGCAAATCCAGATTATTATGGAACACCTCCTGCATACAGTAATGTTATAGTTAAATACTTTGCAGATTCCACCACAATGAGATTAGCCCTGGAAAATAAGGAGATAGATATAGCATGGAAAACCTTAGAACCTGTTGATTATGAAGATTTAGAGAAGAATCCAGATCTAACAATTATTGAAGGACCTGGTGCTTATATCCGTTACATCTGCCTTAATACAACTACTGACCCATATACTGATGTAAAAGTTAGAGAAGCAGTAGCTGCTGCAATTGATAGAAATAAGATATCTGATGTTGTATTTATGGGTACACATGCTCCTCTGTATAGTATGGTTCCTATGGGAATGTGGAGCCACATTGATGCTTTTAAAGATGAATATGGAGAAAGAGGTTTAGAAAAGGCAATAAGTTTGTTAGAAGATGCTGGATATAGTGAAGATAATCCACTTGAAACTGATCTCTGGTTTACAACTGACCATTATGGTCCAACTGAAGATGATATAGCTTCTATTTTGAAAGATTCCTTAGAGGAGACAGGAATTTTTAAAGTTAATCTTCAAAGTGCTGAGTGGGCAACTTATACTGAATATTTAGGTGAGGGTACAATGCCTTTGTTCCTACTCGGTTGGTATCCTGACTATCTTGATCCAGATAATTACACCTGGTCTTGGGGTCACTCAGAAGCCTCTGATGATATAGGAGTTTTCTATAGTAACTCTGAAATGGACGAGATTCTGGAAAAAGGTCAAGTTACTACGCCACTCAGAGGAGATGAGAGAAAGGCTATTTATGAAGATGCTCAGAAACTATGGGCTAAGGAATGCCCGACAATACCGTTCACTCAGGGACAACTTCTTATTGTAGCACAAAAGAATGTATCTGGTATAAAACTTGATCCTACTATGTTCCTTCACTATTTCTTGCTTACAAAATAA
- a CDS encoding ABC transporter permease → MKSLRAYIITRIFLTIPMIFVLVTLIFLIVRIMPGDPVRAMLRPGAPQEYVDDIKHSLGLDKPLYIQYFEYLYNLLRGDLGKSLAPVRGRPIAKDLKEKFPATLELSITSMAISILVGIFTGAYSAHKRRSFADYGFRLYGIIIYTIPVFWMGLMLQLFFGVYLKLLPVYGRIGTGLTPEKITGLFILDSILNGNIVSLVSAIKHLILPSLTLGLYISGVFTRLTRTNMLDVLSQDFITAARARGLSERVVVYKHALKNALIPIITMMGLQFALLLAGAVLTETTFSWPGLGRFLVDRILYRDFPSIQGSVVFIAILVAGVSLLVDIVYSYLDPRIRY, encoded by the coding sequence ATGAAATCCTTAAGAGCCTATATTATTACCAGAATATTTCTTACTATACCAATGATTTTTGTTTTAGTAACCTTAATATTTTTAATAGTAAGAATTATGCCTGGTGACCCTGTGCGTGCTATGTTAAGACCTGGTGCACCACAGGAATATGTTGATGATATAAAACATAGCTTGGGACTTGATAAACCTCTTTATATACAATACTTTGAATATCTTTATAATCTTCTAAGAGGTGATTTAGGTAAATCTTTGGCTCCTGTTCGTGGAAGACCTATAGCAAAGGACTTAAAAGAAAAATTTCCAGCAACACTTGAGCTTAGCATTACTTCAATGGCAATAAGTATCCTTGTTGGTATTTTTACTGGAGCTTATTCAGCTCATAAAAGAAGAAGTTTTGCTGACTATGGATTTAGACTCTACGGAATAATAATTTACACTATCCCTGTTTTTTGGATGGGCTTGATGTTGCAGTTATTTTTTGGAGTATATTTAAAATTGCTACCTGTTTATGGAAGAATTGGAACAGGTTTAACTCCTGAAAAAATAACAGGGCTTTTTATATTAGATAGTATATTAAATGGCAATATTGTAAGTTTAGTAAGCGCAATAAAGCATCTCATACTACCTTCTTTAACTTTGGGCTTATATATTTCCGGAGTCTTTACCAGGTTAACAAGAACAAATATGTTGGATGTTTTAAGTCAGGATTTTATAACAGCAGCAAGAGCAAGGGGTCTCTCTGAAAGAGTTGTTGTTTATAAACATGCTTTAAAAAATGCACTTATTCCCATTATAACAATGATGGGTTTACAATTTGCTCTCTTATTAGCTGGAGCAGTTTTAACAGAGACAACTTTTTCATGGCCCGGCTTGGGAAGATTCCTGGTGGATAGGATTTTATACCGGGATTTTCCATCAATCCAGGGTAGTGTAGTTTTTATCGCAATTTTAGTAGCGGGTGTTAGCTTACTTGTTGATATTGTTTATTCTTATTTAGACCCAAGAATCAGATATTAA
- a CDS encoding ABC transporter permease: MEKEDKFFSHRLLGWFIKSAKWYGSEFYITVIGCIIILVIIIITIFAPFIAPNNPIKFVGKPFLPPDSNFFMGTDNLGRDIFSRVIYGARVVLLIAFLSSIFSALAGVPLGLLSGFIGGKIDRILSLIMDSIYSFPGLILAIAMAALLGPGVINISVAIAFVYTPTYFRMSRGHTLSIKEELYVEAAKSLGAKPSTILINYIFPNVIQSIVVVFSLNIADAILTAAGLSFLGLGIPPPTPDWGMDLSQGKAFLPSGSWWIITFPGIMISLTTLGFSMIGEGLNEILNPKITER, from the coding sequence ATGGAAAAAGAAGATAAATTTTTTTCGCACAGATTACTCGGTTGGTTTATAAAAAGCGCAAAATGGTATGGTTCAGAATTCTATATAACTGTTATTGGTTGCATTATTATATTGGTTATAATAATTATTACAATATTTGCTCCCTTTATTGCTCCCAATAATCCAATTAAATTTGTAGGTAAACCCTTTTTACCACCTGATTCTAATTTTTTTATGGGAACTGATAATTTAGGTAGAGATATCTTTAGTAGAGTAATATATGGAGCAAGGGTAGTTCTCTTAATAGCATTTTTATCCTCAATCTTTTCAGCACTAGCAGGAGTACCACTTGGACTTCTTTCTGGTTTTATTGGTGGAAAAATTGATAGGATACTTTCTCTTATTATGGATAGCATATATTCATTTCCAGGACTTATATTAGCAATTGCTATGGCAGCATTATTGGGTCCTGGAGTTATTAATATATCTGTTGCTATAGCATTTGTTTATACACCTACCTATTTTAGGATGTCTCGAGGACATACTCTTTCAATTAAAGAGGAGTTGTATGTAGAAGCTGCTAAAAGTTTAGGCGCAAAACCATCAACAATTTTAATAAATTATATTTTCCCAAATGTAATACAATCAATAGTTGTTGTTTTTTCACTTAATATAGCAGATGCAATTTTAACCGCAGCTGGTCTTAGCTTCTTAGGTCTTGGAATTCCACCTCCAACTCCCGATTGGGGTATGGATTTAAGTCAAGGAAAAGCATTTTTACCAAGTGGTAGCTGGTGGATAATAACATTTCCAGGAATAATGATATCTCTTACCACTTTAGGTTTTAGTATGATAGGTGAAGGATTAAATGAGATATTAAATCCAAAAATTACTGAAAGATAA
- a CDS encoding ABC transporter ATP-binding protein, producing MNEKNKTILKIKDLEVLYPTRVGLVKAVDNVGLELKRGETLGLVGESGCGKSTLGFSILGLIPPPGKIVGGEILFNGEDLVKKTEKEMTKIRGKRISMIFQDPMTSLNPLMRIGDHIVETILTHEKELNKKEAKKSTEDLVDRLGISKTRLNDYPHQFSGGMRQRVMISLALALNSDLIIADEPTTSLDVIVEAQILDLLRELRSLYKLTIILITHNMGVVSELVDRIAIMYAGRIVEIADCFPLFEKPFHPYTIGLLKSIPNISLEKQDLEIMPGSPPDLINPPTGCRFHPRCVSTMKKCSIYEPPLKEAKENHLVRCWLY from the coding sequence ATGAATGAAAAAAATAAGACTATATTAAAAATAAAAGATTTAGAGGTTTTATATCCTACCAGAGTGGGTTTAGTTAAGGCCGTTGATAATGTAGGGCTTGAACTTAAAAGGGGAGAAACCCTGGGTTTAGTTGGGGAGTCTGGTTGCGGAAAATCTACTCTTGGCTTTTCTATACTGGGACTTATACCCCCACCAGGTAAAATTGTTGGAGGAGAAATCCTGTTTAATGGCGAGGATTTAGTTAAGAAGACAGAAAAAGAGATGACAAAGATTAGAGGAAAGAGAATATCCATGATTTTTCAGGATCCAATGACAAGTTTAAATCCTTTGATGAGAATTGGCGACCATATAGTTGAAACTATTTTAACTCATGAAAAGGAATTAAATAAAAAAGAGGCTAAAAAGAGTACTGAGGATTTAGTAGACAGACTTGGAATCTCAAAAACAAGATTAAATGATTATCCTCACCAATTTTCTGGTGGTATGAGACAAAGAGTAATGATAAGTTTAGCATTAGCACTTAATTCTGATTTGATTATTGCTGATGAACCTACTACATCATTAGATGTTATTGTAGAAGCTCAGATACTAGATTTGTTAAGAGAACTTAGAAGTTTATATAAATTAACAATAATATTAATCACTCATAATATGGGTGTTGTTTCTGAGCTTGTAGACAGAATTGCAATTATGTATGCCGGAAGGATTGTAGAGATTGCAGATTGTTTTCCTCTTTTTGAAAAACCTTTTCATCCATATACAATTGGACTCTTAAAATCTATACCAAATATAAGTCTCGAGAAGCAAGATTTAGAGATAATGCCGGGTTCACCTCCAGACTTAATTAATCCTCCAACTGGGTGTAGATTTCATCCAAGGTGTGTAAGTACTATGAAAAAGTGTTCAATATACGAACCACCACTAAAGGAGGCAAAAGAAAATCATCTTGTAAGATGTTGGCTATATTGA
- a CDS encoding ABC transporter ATP-binding protein: protein MTNNLVEVKNLKKYYQVQKGFLETLLAGKIDFIKAVDKISFNIRKGEVFGLAGESGSGKTTTGRLILGLTEPTEGKIFFDNIDISSLSPSEMRNFRKKMQIIFQDPYASLNPRMKIRDSIGHSLLIHKICNKAEKRELVLDIMKKVGLTPSKILCEKYPHQLSGGQRQRAVIARALILQPELIVADEPIAMADVSVRATLLKLMMDLKNEFNLTYLFITHDLATTKYICDRIAIMYLGKIFETGTIYDVYSNPKHPYTIALLSAVPVPDPKARRKHLIPRGEIPSPINPPQGCRFHPRCLKVINICSKKEPELIDIGNNHLVACHLE, encoded by the coding sequence ATGACTAATAATTTAGTTGAAGTAAAAAATTTAAAAAAATATTATCAAGTTCAAAAAGGATTTTTAGAAACTCTCCTTGCTGGAAAAATAGACTTTATTAAAGCAGTAGATAAAATTAGTTTTAATATAAGAAAAGGAGAAGTTTTTGGGCTTGCTGGTGAAAGTGGGAGTGGAAAAACGACAACGGGAAGACTTATATTAGGATTAACTGAACCCACAGAAGGAAAAATATTTTTTGATAATATTGATATCTCTTCATTGAGTCCTTCTGAAATGAGAAATTTCAGAAAAAAAATGCAGATAATTTTTCAGGATCCATATGCCTCTTTAAATCCAAGGATGAAAATCAGAGATTCAATAGGTCATTCTCTTCTCATCCATAAAATCTGTAATAAAGCTGAGAAAAGGGAACTGGTTTTAGATATTATGAAAAAAGTAGGATTAACACCATCTAAAATTCTTTGTGAAAAATATCCTCATCAATTAAGTGGGGGACAAAGACAAAGAGCAGTTATCGCTAGGGCTTTAATATTACAACCAGAATTAATAGTAGCGGATGAACCAATTGCTATGGCTGATGTTTCAGTAAGGGCAACACTACTTAAGCTAATGATGGATTTAAAGAATGAATTTAATTTAACATATCTTTTTATAACACATGATTTAGCAACAACAAAATATATTTGTGACAGGATAGCAATTATGTATCTTGGCAAGATATTTGAGACGGGAACAATTTATGATGTTTACTCTAATCCAAAACATCCATACACAATTGCATTACTCTCTGCTGTTCCTGTTCCTGATCCTAAAGCAAGAAGGAAACACTTAATTCCTCGAGGTGAGATTCCAAGTCCCATTAATCCACCACAAGGGTGTAGATTTCATCCAAGGTGTCTAAAAGTTATTAATATCTGTAGTAAGAAAGAACCTGAGCTAATTGATATTGGAAACAACCATCTTGTTGCTTGCCATTTAGAATAA
- a CDS encoding phosphoglycerate mutase (2,3-diphosphoglycerate-independent), whose translation MNNVSRGEALIAKTIKDMYQEGQTDYFLDPIVLIDDERKPIGPIRDGDSVIFCCRRGEREVQLTRAFIDPSFNKFPVVNFKNLNFVTMTLYHKMLKDLLVSIAFPPLEKIKGTMGEIISEHGLSQLRIAESEKFAHVTFFLNDGNNEPFPGEDDVKVPSPKGVLFDCVPELSSAQVTEEVLKGLNKNKYALIAVNFANGDVIGHIDNLDAKIKCAEALDKCLGQVIEGAQSTGYITIITADHGVLEIAVKDDGTPNVRHTDSPVPFILVPPDEEMGVDFSLREGGSLADVAPTILQIMGLPKPEFMNGKSLIQNYPDINKNSKKKVLLVVLDGWGIGKNDETNPIFLANTPFWDQLICKYPFTQLKAAGRAVGLLEGKPGNSEAGHINIGAGRVIVQDDARIDIAIENGTFHRNPAFIEAIDSAKKHNSSLHLIALLSKKSSHGSMAYPLELLKLAKNRGLRKVNVHIIFDGRSTQPGSAPVFLKEFAKEMDKISIGRIVSGVGRGIALDRDRNYNKTKKAYDSLVFGVGREAHK comes from the coding sequence ATGAATAACGTATCAAGAGGTGAAGCTTTAATAGCAAAAACTATAAAGGATATGTATCAAGAAGGGCAGACTGACTATTTTTTAGATCCTATTGTTCTTATTGATGATGAAAGAAAGCCTATTGGGCCAATTAGGGATGGTGATTCTGTTATTTTCTGCTGTCGCCGTGGTGAAAGAGAGGTTCAATTGACAAGAGCATTTATAGATCCATCTTTTAATAAATTCCCAGTGGTAAATTTTAAAAATCTTAATTTCGTAACGATGACTTTATATCATAAGATGCTCAAAGATTTACTAGTTTCTATTGCATTTCCTCCTCTTGAAAAAATCAAGGGTACTATGGGTGAGATAATCAGTGAACATGGGCTATCTCAGCTTCGTATTGCTGAGTCAGAAAAATTTGCTCATGTTACATTCTTTCTTAATGACGGTAACAATGAACCTTTTCCAGGTGAAGATGATGTTAAGGTCCCTTCACCTAAGGGAGTGCTTTTTGATTGTGTTCCAGAGTTAAGTAGTGCACAAGTGACTGAAGAGGTTTTAAAAGGTTTAAATAAAAATAAATATGCACTGATTGCTGTTAATTTCGCAAATGGCGATGTTATTGGACATATAGATAATTTAGATGCAAAAATTAAATGTGCTGAGGCTCTGGACAAATGCCTTGGGCAAGTTATAGAGGGTGCTCAATCAACAGGATATATTACCATTATAACAGCAGATCATGGTGTTCTTGAAATAGCAGTTAAAGATGATGGTACTCCAAATGTTAGGCATACTGACAGTCCTGTGCCTTTTATCTTAGTACCTCCTGATGAAGAGATGGGTGTTGATTTTTCTTTGAGAGAAGGTGGGTCTTTAGCGGATGTAGCTCCTACTATTCTTCAGATTATGGGATTACCAAAGCCAGAATTTATGAATGGTAAGAGTTTAATACAAAACTATCCCGATATTAATAAGAATAGCAAAAAGAAAGTACTTCTTGTAGTCCTGGATGGCTGGGGAATTGGTAAAAATGATGAAACAAATCCTATCTTTTTGGCTAACACACCATTTTGGGATCAATTAATTTGTAAATATCCCTTTACCCAACTAAAGGCTGCTGGAAGAGCCGTAGGTCTTTTGGAAGGAAAACCAGGAAATTCAGAAGCTGGTCATATAAATATCGGAGCTGGTCGTGTAATTGTTCAAGATGATGCAAGAATTGATATTGCTATTGAAAATGGTACATTTCATAGAAACCCAGCTTTTATTGAAGCAATAGACTCTGCCAAGAAGCATAATAGCTCACTTCATTTAATAGCTTTGCTTTCTAAAAAAAGTTCTCATGGAAGCATGGCCTATCCTCTTGAGTTATTGAAACTTGCTAAAAATAGAGGTCTAAGGAAAGTGAATGTGCATATTATATTTGATGGAAGAAGCACACAACCAGGAAGTGCTCCAGTGTTTCTGAAAGAGTTTGCAAAGGAAATGGATAAAATCTCTATAGGTAGGATTGTTTCAGGCGTTGGCAGAGGAATAGCACTTGATAGAGACAGGAATTATAATAAGACTAAGAAGGCTTATGACTCTCTTGTATTTGGTGTTGGTAGAGAAGCTCACAAATGA